Proteins from a single region of Coraliomargarita parva:
- the rpoC gene encoding DNA-directed RNA polymerase subunit beta' — protein MSTEVARDVLGYEATKSFDRVSITVASPEAIREWSRGEVKNPETINYRTFKPEPGGLFCQRIFGPVRDYECACGKYKRIKYKGVICDRCGVEVTVSRVRRDRMGHIELAVPVSHIWFLKSMPSRLGLLLDITARNLERVIYYENYLVIDPGKTPLEERQLLTEQEYLQAQDEYGEDSFVARMGAEAVRDALARVDLEGTVSELQEQMHATRSKQIKKKISKRLKTIQGFINSGSRPEWMVLEVLPVIPPDLRPLVPLEGGRFATSDLNDLYRRVINRNNRLKNLLQLKTPDVIIHNEKRMLQEAVDALFDNGRHGRAVTGAGNRPLKSLSDMLKGKQGRFRQNLLGKRVDYSGRSVIVSGPELKLNQCGLPKKMALVLFEPFIIRRLKELGFVHTVRGARKMIEKQSPEVWDILEEVTKGHPVLLNRAPTLHRLSIQAFEPVLIEGDAIRVHPLVCTAYNADFDGDQMAVHVPLSLEAVMEAKTLMMAIHNIFSPSSGKPILTPSQDIVLGSYFLTLEPRVQPDKDKRLPMLIDADEVDTAVADGAIDVHDWINYINPDYQKEGTVFGNSEKKVIRTTVGRVIFNTIWPDELGFINFPVPKGKLGDIILQTYKTVGKPRTVETLDRLKETGFKIATRAGVSIGIDDMIIPGSKPEIVKNARKKIDDVESQYKKGIITEGERYNKIIDIWTGTTDEIAKAVFEELKANGGKPNVNPVYLMMDSGARGNKQQVRQLCGTRGLMAKPSGEIIERPILSSFREGLSVLEYFISTHGARKGLADTALKTADAGYLTRKLCDVAMDCIIETYDDGNRDGVWKHAIYEGDDEIVSLYDRIVGRCSSNDIKNPLNPDELIVKGGELITEEAAKKIEEVGVERVKVLSALTTRRKVGIAALEYGINPATSAMVERGASVGIIAAQSIGEPGTQLTMRTFHIGGIASGVLKNPEIKVRHGGRVKYKGLRIVQTADGANIVLNKTGSVLILDADDREVENYKIVVGSVLTVADGGSISKGEILAMWDPHNIPILSEKAGRIGFSDMIPGVTVKRELDESTGRIATVVIEHKEDLNPQVEIHDETDKIIATYAIPTGAQVAVNEDDEIAPGTMLAKTPRQASKTQDITGGLPRVAELFEARRPKEAAEMAKIDGVVSLDGTVRGKKKLLVTDPDTGEEEAHLIPHGKHLTVQVGDLVHKGQHLTEGGADPHELLDILGRDKVCDYLIEEIQKVYRLQGVTINDKHIEVIIAQMLKKVRITDPGDSEFFWGEQVDRFEFMKANDEIEEAGGKPAEGEPVLLGITKASIETESFISAASFQETTRVLTDASTLGKVDDLKGFKENVIMGHLIPAGTGLPAYRKLRIDTLGAELERLSPEEAAKRVEGVAMPTPDPLGESAAPEEQLVADAGEDLEGGDDDSSEEEAG, from the coding sequence ATGAGCACTGAAGTAGCACGCGACGTCCTCGGCTATGAAGCCACCAAGTCGTTCGACCGGGTCAGCATCACTGTCGCTTCTCCCGAAGCCATTCGCGAATGGTCCCGCGGCGAGGTGAAGAATCCGGAGACGATCAACTACCGCACCTTCAAGCCCGAGCCGGGCGGTTTGTTCTGCCAACGCATCTTTGGTCCCGTCCGGGACTACGAGTGCGCTTGCGGCAAGTACAAGCGTATCAAGTACAAGGGTGTGATCTGTGACCGCTGCGGCGTCGAGGTGACCGTCTCCCGCGTCCGCCGCGACCGTATGGGCCACATCGAACTGGCCGTGCCGGTTTCCCACATCTGGTTCCTCAAGAGCATGCCGAGCCGCCTCGGCCTCCTCCTCGACATTACCGCCCGTAACCTCGAGCGCGTCATCTACTACGAGAACTACCTGGTCATCGATCCGGGCAAGACTCCGCTGGAAGAACGCCAGCTCCTGACCGAGCAGGAATACCTGCAGGCCCAGGACGAGTACGGTGAAGACTCTTTCGTTGCCCGCATGGGGGCCGAAGCGGTCCGCGACGCACTCGCCCGTGTCGATCTCGAAGGCACCGTGTCCGAGCTGCAGGAGCAGATGCACGCCACGCGTTCGAAGCAGATCAAGAAGAAGATCTCCAAGCGCCTCAAGACCATCCAGGGCTTCATCAATTCCGGCAGCCGTCCGGAGTGGATGGTGCTGGAAGTCCTTCCCGTCATCCCGCCGGACCTTCGTCCGCTGGTGCCGCTTGAAGGGGGCCGCTTCGCGACTTCCGACCTGAACGACCTCTACCGTCGTGTCATCAACCGGAACAACCGTCTGAAGAACCTGCTTCAACTCAAGACTCCGGACGTCATTATCCATAATGAAAAGCGCATGCTTCAGGAAGCTGTCGACGCGCTCTTCGACAATGGCCGTCATGGCCGCGCCGTTACCGGTGCCGGCAATCGTCCGCTCAAGTCCCTTTCCGATATGCTTAAGGGCAAGCAGGGCCGCTTCCGTCAGAACCTTCTCGGTAAGCGTGTCGACTATTCCGGCCGTTCTGTCATCGTTTCCGGTCCCGAGCTCAAGCTCAACCAGTGCGGTCTGCCTAAGAAGATGGCACTCGTCCTCTTCGAACCCTTCATCATTCGCCGCCTCAAGGAACTGGGCTTCGTCCACACCGTTCGTGGTGCGCGTAAGATGATCGAGAAGCAATCCCCTGAAGTTTGGGATATTCTTGAAGAAGTGACCAAGGGCCACCCTGTGCTCCTCAACCGTGCGCCGACCCTTCACCGTCTTTCCATCCAGGCCTTCGAGCCGGTCCTGATCGAAGGGGACGCCATCCGCGTTCACCCGCTCGTTTGTACCGCGTACAACGCCGACTTCGACGGCGACCAAATGGCCGTGCACGTCCCGCTTTCCCTTGAAGCGGTGATGGAAGCGAAGACCCTGATGATGGCGATCCACAACATCTTCTCGCCGTCTTCCGGTAAGCCGATTCTGACGCCGTCGCAGGACATCGTTCTCGGTTCTTACTTCCTCACGCTCGAGCCGCGTGTTCAGCCGGACAAGGACAAGCGTCTGCCCATGCTGATCGACGCGGATGAAGTTGATACCGCTGTGGCCGACGGCGCAATCGACGTCCACGACTGGATCAACTACATCAATCCGGACTACCAAAAGGAAGGCACCGTCTTTGGTAACTCCGAGAAGAAGGTGATCCGCACTACTGTGGGCCGCGTGATCTTCAACACAATCTGGCCGGACGAGCTGGGCTTCATCAACTTCCCTGTGCCGAAGGGCAAGCTGGGTGATATCATTCTCCAGACCTACAAGACCGTGGGTAAGCCGCGCACGGTGGAGACCCTGGACCGCCTGAAGGAAACCGGATTCAAGATCGCAACCCGTGCCGGTGTGTCCATCGGTATCGACGACATGATCATCCCGGGCAGCAAGCCGGAGATCGTGAAGAACGCCCGTAAGAAGATCGACGATGTCGAGAGCCAATACAAGAAGGGGATCATCACCGAAGGCGAGCGTTACAATAAGATCATCGACATCTGGACCGGTACGACCGACGAAATCGCCAAGGCCGTGTTCGAGGAACTCAAGGCCAACGGCGGCAAGCCGAACGTGAATCCGGTTTACCTGATGATGGACTCCGGTGCTCGTGGTAACAAGCAGCAGGTCCGCCAGCTTTGCGGCACCCGTGGCTTGATGGCCAAGCCCTCCGGTGAAATTATCGAACGTCCGATTCTTTCCTCCTTCCGTGAAGGTCTTTCCGTTCTCGAGTACTTCATCTCCACTCACGGTGCCCGTAAGGGTCTGGCCGATACCGCGCTCAAGACCGCGGACGCCGGTTACCTGACCCGTAAGCTCTGTGACGTGGCCATGGACTGCATCATCGAGACTTACGACGACGGCAACCGTGACGGTGTCTGGAAGCATGCGATTTACGAAGGTGACGACGAAATCGTCAGCCTCTATGACCGTATCGTCGGCCGTTGCTCTTCCAATGATATTAAGAACCCGCTCAATCCGGACGAACTGATCGTCAAGGGAGGCGAGCTGATTACTGAGGAAGCGGCCAAGAAGATCGAAGAAGTCGGTGTCGAGCGCGTTAAGGTGCTCTCCGCTCTGACCACCCGCCGCAAGGTTGGTATCGCCGCCCTGGAATACGGTATCAATCCGGCTACCAGCGCGATGGTCGAGCGTGGTGCTTCCGTTGGTATTATCGCCGCCCAGTCGATTGGTGAGCCCGGTACCCAGTTGACCATGCGTACCTTCCACATCGGTGGTATCGCCTCCGGTGTCCTGAAGAATCCGGAAATCAAGGTTCGTCACGGTGGTCGCGTCAAATACAAGGGCCTGCGCATCGTGCAGACAGCTGACGGCGCCAACATCGTTCTGAACAAGACCGGTTCCGTGCTGATCCTCGACGCCGATGATCGCGAAGTTGAAAACTACAAGATCGTGGTCGGTTCCGTGCTGACGGTGGCTGACGGTGGCAGCATCAGCAAGGGCGAGATCCTTGCCATGTGGGACCCGCATAACATTCCGATTCTCTCCGAGAAGGCCGGTCGTATCGGCTTCAGCGACATGATCCCGGGCGTGACCGTCAAGCGCGAGCTCGACGAATCCACCGGCCGTATCGCCACGGTCGTGATCGAGCACAAGGAAGACCTCAACCCGCAGGTCGAAATCCACGACGAAACCGACAAGATCATCGCCACTTACGCGATTCCGACCGGTGCCCAGGTGGCCGTCAACGAGGACGACGAAATTGCTCCGGGTACTATGTTGGCCAAGACTCCGCGTCAGGCCTCCAAGACCCAGGACATTACCGGTGGTCTTCCCCGTGTGGCCGAGCTCTTCGAAGCCCGCCGTCCGAAGGAAGCCGCTGAAATGGCCAAGATCGACGGTGTCGTTTCGCTCGACGGCACGGTTCGCGGTAAGAAGAAGCTTCTCGTGACCGATCCGGACACCGGCGAGGAAGAGGCACACCTCATCCCGCACGGCAAGCACCTCACCGTACAAGTGGGCGACCTCGTCCACAAGGGCCAGCACCTCACTGAAGGTGGCGCTGATCCGCACGAGCTGCTTGATATCCTTGGCCGCGACAAGGTCTGTGATTACCTCATCGAGGAAATTCAGAAGGTCTATCGTCTGCAGGGTGTGACCATTAACGATAAGCACATCGAGGTCATCATCGCCCAAATGCTCAAGAAGGTCCGTATCACCGATCCGGGTGACTCCGAGTTCTTCTGGGGTGAGCAGGTCGACCGCTTCGAGTTCATGAAGGCCAACGACGAGATCGAGGAAGCCGGTGGTAAGCCTGCCGAAGGCGAGCCTGTCCTCCTCGGTATCACCAAGGCCTCCATCGAAACCGAGTCCTTCATCTCCGCCGCTTCCTTCCAGGAAACCACCCGCGTGCTGACCGATGCGTCCACGCTGGGCAAGGTCGACGACCTCAAGGGCTTCAAGGAAAACGTCATTATGGGCCACCTGATCCCCGCTGGTACCGGTCTTCCGGCCTACCGCAAGCTTCGTATCGACACCCTTGGTGCCGAACTCGAGCGCCTCAGCCCGGAAGAAGCCGCCAAGCGTGTGGAAGGTGTCGCCATGCCGACCCCGGATCCGCTCGGTGAGAGCGCCGCGCCTGAAGAGCAGCTCGTGGCCGATGCCGGTGAGGATCTCGAAGGCGGTGACGACGATTCTTCCGAGGAAGAAGCCGGTTAA
- a CDS encoding outer membrane beta-barrel protein: protein MKNKIVFASALLGAASFATAEIVVNDVLSFEGFVDMSYSHADADLKAYGEESDNSFAIDQVEISWLFNFEPVTARVDLQYEEAGSEMTVDQAFVVYDLGNGLAVSAGRIDSMLGFEAFEPTGLYQYSFAYALPVSIPTYGDNLADASLLPGTNHAVRLTYGNDLVLLAASLQDGVYNGDNRLGGSGEDSNCGVELAASFNLGNGLTYFIGGAYEDVDASDSDSWIVNSYLAYETGAWVFALELNYGESDDDIYGIDSGEVDHFSGLVMANFAYSEQGAVTGRLSYVDVDSFYANFHFYKASLAHNWAFTDNLLLVAELSYVDGNYHDVDMYPYDFKELSAALELLFSF, encoded by the coding sequence ATGAAAAACAAGATTGTATTCGCGTCCGCATTGCTGGGCGCTGCAAGCTTTGCCACCGCTGAAATCGTGGTCAACGACGTGCTCTCCTTCGAGGGCTTTGTCGATATGTCCTACAGTCATGCGGATGCCGACTTGAAGGCATACGGTGAAGAATCGGATAACAGCTTCGCGATTGATCAGGTTGAAATTTCATGGCTCTTCAACTTCGAGCCCGTCACCGCGCGTGTCGATCTCCAGTATGAGGAAGCCGGCAGTGAAATGACTGTCGATCAGGCCTTCGTCGTTTACGACCTGGGCAATGGCCTCGCTGTTTCGGCTGGCCGGATTGATTCCATGCTCGGCTTCGAAGCCTTTGAGCCGACCGGTTTGTACCAGTACTCCTTCGCCTATGCGCTGCCTGTCAGTATTCCGACCTATGGTGACAACCTGGCTGATGCCAGCCTTCTGCCGGGAACGAACCATGCCGTGCGCCTGACCTACGGAAACGACCTGGTCCTCCTTGCCGCTTCGCTGCAGGACGGTGTCTACAACGGTGACAACCGCCTCGGCGGTTCCGGTGAAGATTCGAACTGCGGTGTCGAACTGGCTGCTTCCTTCAACCTGGGGAACGGTCTGACCTACTTCATCGGCGGTGCCTACGAAGATGTGGACGCCAGCGACTCGGACTCCTGGATCGTCAATTCCTATCTTGCCTATGAGACAGGCGCCTGGGTCTTCGCCCTTGAACTGAACTACGGCGAATCCGACGACGATATCTATGGCATCGATTCCGGCGAAGTGGACCACTTCAGCGGGCTGGTCATGGCGAACTTCGCATACTCGGAGCAGGGCGCCGTCACCGGTCGCCTGAGCTACGTTGACGTGGATTCCTTCTACGCAAACTTCCACTTCTACAAGGCCAGCCTGGCGCACAACTGGGCGTTTACCGACAACCTGCTGCTGGTCGCCGAGCTTAGCTACGTCGACGGGAACTACCACGATGTGGATATGTATCCCTACGACTTCAAGGAACTCTCCGCTGCACTCGAGCTGCTCTTCAGCTTCTAG
- a CDS encoding HigA family addiction module antitoxin gives MNPPITPGEILLEEYLQPMGISQNAMARAIGVAPRAINEIVHGKRSITPQMSIRFGAFFGQSATFWHGIQVECDFRALRKDAPKITRYVQTAESLLAGED, from the coding sequence ATGAATCCACCCATCACACCCGGTGAAATCCTCTTGGAGGAGTATCTCCAGCCAATGGGTATCTCGCAAAATGCCATGGCCCGCGCCATCGGCGTCGCACCACGTGCCATCAATGAAATCGTGCACGGGAAGCGCTCGATCACCCCGCAGATGTCGATTCGTTTCGGCGCGTTCTTCGGCCAGTCCGCAACCTTCTGGCATGGCATACAGGTCGAGTGCGACTTTCGCGCCCTGCGCAAAGACGCCCCCAAGATCACCCGATACGTGCAAACGGCGGAATCACTTCTCGCCGGCGAAGACTGA
- a CDS encoding type II toxin-antitoxin system RelE/ParE family toxin, whose translation MIQSFKDAETEQLFQTEKNRRFDAISRVALRKLIQMNRASALEDLKVPPGNRLEALKGALSGYHSIRINQQWRIVFRWTEQGPEEVQICDYH comes from the coding sequence ATGATTCAATCATTCAAGGACGCCGAGACCGAGCAACTCTTCCAGACGGAGAAGAACCGGCGTTTTGATGCGATTAGCCGAGTCGCGCTGCGAAAACTCATCCAGATGAACCGCGCAAGCGCCCTCGAGGATTTGAAAGTACCACCCGGTAACCGACTCGAAGCCTTAAAGGGGGCGTTGAGCGGCTACCACTCAATCCGCATCAACCAACAGTGGCGTATTGTCTTTCGTTGGACAGAACAAGGCCCCGAAGAGGTCCAGATCTGCGACTACCATTGA
- a CDS encoding alkaline phosphatase D family protein — MPRRIFTTFLVGLSALQTLTAALVNGPMLTNVDLREAQVWVQTEGPSEIRVTYSDTEAPGTRYWSAKLKTDDALGHTACLTLDQVEPGKQYSYQVEVDGELAGPSAHFKTPEFYHERTPAPDLRVAVGGAHYVMQDGFEPPYRILGGGYGIFSTIQDQQPDLMLWVGNTAHLRPSDWNSRSGYLKRFTTARAVPELQSLLASVPQYATWGSADYGAGDAGRYYSYRGIAEDSFRAFWPQPAQAPGLDGLCTSFRRSDVEFFLLDSQSFRDVRPGSNELPSILGNAQIEWLRNELLRSTATFKVIIAGTPVLNPAKNPGNLSFAEREQTQLLQMLRDERIGGLFFLSGGKYYGELTRLVHANSYNLYDLTLGPITANPKSNEDELNYFRMPGSSTFERHFAMLEFTGPEESRALTIRVYSMEGTELWNRTIEASQLQPAKL, encoded by the coding sequence ATGCCCCGTCGAATCTTTACCACCTTCCTTGTCGGCCTCAGTGCCCTGCAAACCCTGACAGCAGCCCTGGTCAACGGCCCGATGCTGACCAACGTCGACCTGCGTGAAGCCCAGGTCTGGGTCCAAACAGAGGGACCGTCCGAAATCCGGGTGACCTACAGCGACACGGAAGCACCCGGCACCCGCTACTGGAGCGCGAAGCTGAAGACCGATGACGCACTGGGGCACACCGCCTGCCTCACGCTGGACCAGGTGGAACCGGGCAAGCAGTACAGTTACCAGGTGGAAGTCGACGGCGAGCTAGCCGGCCCGAGCGCCCATTTCAAGACCCCGGAGTTCTACCATGAGCGCACCCCGGCGCCCGACCTGCGCGTCGCGGTCGGCGGGGCCCACTACGTCATGCAGGACGGATTTGAACCGCCCTACCGTATTCTGGGGGGCGGCTACGGCATTTTCAGCACAATCCAGGACCAACAACCGGACCTCATGCTTTGGGTGGGCAACACGGCCCATCTGCGCCCGAGCGACTGGAACAGCCGAAGCGGCTACCTGAAACGATTCACCACGGCACGTGCGGTTCCCGAGCTGCAGTCCCTGCTCGCCTCCGTCCCGCAATACGCCACCTGGGGCAGCGCCGACTACGGAGCGGGTGACGCAGGCCGCTACTACAGCTATCGCGGCATCGCCGAGGACAGCTTCCGGGCCTTCTGGCCACAGCCGGCCCAAGCCCCCGGCCTGGACGGCCTGTGCACAAGCTTCCGCCGATCGGATGTCGAATTCTTCCTGCTGGACAGCCAAAGCTTCCGCGACGTGCGTCCCGGTTCCAACGAGCTGCCGAGCATACTGGGCAACGCGCAAATCGAATGGCTGCGCAACGAGTTGCTGCGCAGCACCGCCACCTTCAAGGTCATCATCGCCGGCACACCGGTCCTGAACCCGGCCAAGAATCCCGGCAACCTCAGTTTTGCCGAACGCGAGCAGACCCAACTCCTGCAGATGCTGCGCGACGAACGGATCGGCGGGCTCTTCTTCCTCAGCGGCGGCAAATACTACGGGGAGCTGACCCGCCTGGTTCATGCCAACAGCTACAACCTCTACGACCTCACGCTCGGGCCAATCACAGCCAATCCGAAGAGCAATGAGGACGAGCTGAACTACTTCCGCATGCCGGGCAGCAGCACCTTCGAGCGCCATTTTGCCATGCTTGAATTTACCGGGCCGGAAGAGAGCCGCGCGCTGACCATCCGGGTCTACAGCATGGAAGGCACCGAGCTCTGGAACCGCACGATCGAAGCCAGCCAACTACAACCGGCCAAGCTGTAG
- a CDS encoding acylphosphatase, with translation MSDKVFRMNCWFEGHVQGVGFRYQTTAVARGFEVCGTVRNLIDGRVHLYAEGAESEVRGFQEAVADELETYIRKAEITTDSGPRTCEGFRIVL, from the coding sequence ATGAGTGACAAAGTTTTCCGTATGAATTGCTGGTTTGAGGGCCACGTTCAGGGAGTGGGGTTCCGCTATCAGACCACGGCTGTCGCCCGTGGTTTCGAGGTTTGCGGAACCGTGCGCAACCTGATCGACGGGCGTGTCCACCTCTATGCGGAAGGTGCCGAATCCGAGGTGCGGGGCTTTCAGGAAGCGGTCGCCGACGAGCTCGAGACCTACATCCGCAAGGCCGAGATCACCACGGATTCCGGTCCCCGGACCTGCGAAGGATTTCGCATCGTTCTCTAG
- a CDS encoding ABC transporter ATP-binding protein — protein MDTAAISIKGLTKDFAVGIRGKKLRAVDNLTLEVGHNQIFGLLGPNGCGKSTTIKIILGLLAASTGECRIYGKPSHLVQARNSVGFLPEAPYFYRYLSGQELVRFYARVCGVPRAEIDTRVKDVVELVGMSEAAHRRVGTYSKGMLQRIGLAQALVHDPQLVILDEPTAGVDPLGSAAIADIIRELKQRGKTILLSSHLLAQIEGLCDRVAIMHRGQLIREGRMEDLTAEANADSLVVEGLSEAGRAAVEKAIAEQGGRLRRVEQPRLSLDALFLNEVKGRDSDKQKGGQQ, from the coding sequence ATGGATACAGCGGCAATTAGCATCAAGGGGCTGACCAAGGATTTCGCGGTGGGAATCCGGGGCAAAAAGCTGCGTGCGGTCGATAATTTGACCCTCGAAGTCGGCCATAACCAGATTTTCGGGCTCCTGGGGCCTAATGGTTGCGGGAAAAGCACGACCATTAAGATCATTCTCGGCCTGCTTGCGGCCTCCACCGGCGAGTGCCGAATCTACGGCAAACCCAGCCATCTCGTGCAGGCCCGCAACAGTGTCGGTTTCCTGCCGGAGGCGCCTTATTTTTACCGCTACCTGTCCGGACAGGAGCTGGTGCGCTTTTACGCCCGGGTCTGCGGCGTGCCGCGGGCCGAAATTGACACCCGGGTCAAGGATGTGGTGGAGCTGGTGGGTATGTCTGAGGCGGCCCACCGCCGGGTGGGCACCTATTCCAAGGGCATGCTGCAGCGTATCGGTCTCGCCCAAGCCCTCGTCCATGACCCCCAACTGGTCATCCTCGACGAGCCTACCGCCGGGGTCGACCCACTCGGTTCCGCAGCCATCGCCGATATCATCCGCGAACTCAAGCAGCGCGGCAAAACCATCCTGCTTTCGTCCCATCTCCTGGCTCAGATCGAGGGGCTCTGTGACCGTGTGGCCATCATGCACCGGGGCCAGCTTATCCGCGAGGGCCGCATGGAGGACCTCACCGCCGAGGCCAATGCCGATTCCCTCGTCGTCGAGGGGCTTTCCGAGGCCGGTCGCGCGGCCGTCGAAAAGGCCATCGCCGAGCAAGGCGGACGCTTGCGCCGGGTCGAGCAGCCTCGCTTGAGCCTCGATGCGCTCTTCCTCAACGAGGTCAAGGGGCGCGACAGCGACAAGCAGAAGGGAGGTCAACAATGA
- a CDS encoding ABC transporter permease has translation MSTAFGSFHRIRLIAGNTFLEAVRQKFFNSLLLLAVGLIASAQFFQQFDFGTNELKFIVDFGFGALFFFGSILAIAATAQLFFSEIENRTALTMLAKPVYKLEFLAGKFLGAQILMLVFTFVLCGVLAGILYWREAQIVGDLLARGETLPPDGLVLYRDIFVFGFLQWMKFGVLAAITLFIASFSNTNLYTVIVSFVVLIICQLQYIARDAYADMQAGLGRLLVQLLGLLFPNFQLFNVGDQMVFHVADPLPGAVALRIAAYGLVYILAFILLAQLNFRRREI, from the coding sequence ATGAGTACTGCATTCGGTTCGTTTCACCGTATTCGCCTAATTGCCGGGAATACCTTCCTTGAGGCGGTGCGGCAGAAGTTCTTTAACTCCCTGCTCCTGCTCGCGGTCGGCCTCATCGCCAGTGCACAGTTCTTCCAGCAGTTCGATTTTGGCACCAATGAGCTCAAGTTCATCGTCGATTTCGGCTTCGGGGCGCTCTTCTTCTTCGGCTCCATTCTCGCGATTGCCGCCACCGCCCAGCTCTTCTTCAGCGAAATCGAGAACCGGACCGCACTCACCATGTTGGCCAAACCGGTCTACAAGCTCGAGTTCCTCGCCGGCAAGTTTCTCGGGGCCCAGATCCTCATGCTCGTCTTTACCTTCGTCCTCTGTGGCGTCCTTGCCGGTATCCTCTACTGGCGCGAGGCCCAGATCGTCGGTGACTTGCTCGCCCGGGGCGAAACCCTCCCTCCGGATGGTCTCGTGCTCTACCGGGATATCTTTGTCTTCGGTTTCCTGCAGTGGATGAAATTCGGTGTCCTTGCCGCTATCACGCTCTTTATCGCCAGCTTTTCCAATACGAACCTCTACACGGTCATCGTGTCCTTCGTCGTCCTCATCATTTGCCAGCTCCAGTACATCGCTCGGGATGCCTATGCCGATATGCAGGCCGGCCTAGGGCGCTTGCTCGTGCAGCTGCTCGGCCTGCTCTTCCCCAACTTCCAGCTCTTTAATGTGGGTGACCAAATGGTCTTTCATGTCGCCGATCCACTTCCGGGGGCCGTCGCGCTGAGGATTGCCGCTTACGGACTGGTTTACATCCTCGCCTTTATCCTGCTCGCCCAGCTGAACTTCAGGCGCCGGGAAATCTAG
- a CDS encoding tetratricopeptide repeat protein, with the protein MALVDTQRFAIPWRRLRLFFACAAILLLLGLLTRPIEGPAWDYVKSSQPAMQLDAVEDAMGEGLIVGVFGGFRTVIADFLWIQLNLVWEKNDRVKLDAMARLVTSLDPRPDFFWINGSRMIAYDVPHWRISEEGGYDEVSDARQYAINEEQAEQAFRYLRQAMEYHPGNYKFPLEMGQIYLNRLKDEAKAGEWFLKTSQMEGAPFFVERIYAELLRRQGKNDEAYAYLKDLFRRLPDDNPYAQKGIVLERIRELEEDLKVAPLMRFQPDADFLK; encoded by the coding sequence ATGGCTTTGGTTGATACCCAGCGCTTTGCAATCCCCTGGCGTCGCCTGCGCTTGTTTTTCGCCTGTGCCGCCATTCTCCTGCTTCTCGGCCTGCTGACCCGCCCGATCGAGGGACCCGCCTGGGACTACGTCAAGTCCAGCCAGCCTGCCATGCAGCTCGATGCCGTCGAGGATGCCATGGGCGAGGGGCTGATCGTCGGGGTCTTCGGCGGCTTTCGTACCGTCATCGCCGACTTCCTCTGGATTCAGCTCAACCTGGTTTGGGAGAAAAACGACCGCGTCAAGCTCGACGCCATGGCCCGCCTCGTCACTTCCCTCGACCCGCGCCCGGATTTTTTCTGGATCAACGGTTCCCGTATGATCGCCTACGATGTCCCGCATTGGCGTATCTCCGAAGAGGGTGGCTACGACGAGGTCTCGGACGCCCGGCAGTATGCCATCAACGAGGAACAGGCCGAGCAGGCCTTCAGGTACCTGCGCCAGGCCATGGAGTACCATCCCGGCAATTACAAGTTCCCCCTCGAAATGGGCCAGATCTACCTTAACCGCCTCAAGGACGAAGCCAAGGCGGGCGAGTGGTTCCTCAAGACCTCGCAAATGGAAGGCGCGCCCTTCTTCGTCGAGCGGATCTATGCCGAGCTCCTGCGCCGTCAGGGCAAGAACGACGAAGCCTACGCCTACCTCAAGGACCTCTTTCGCCGCTTGCCGGATGACAACCCCTACGCCCAGAAGGGGATCGTCCTTGAGCGGATACGCGAATTGGAGGAAGACTTGAAAGTAGCCCCGCTGATGCGCTTCCAGCCGGATGCTGATTTCCTGAAATAA